The following are encoded together in the Oncorhynchus nerka isolate Pitt River unplaced genomic scaffold, Oner_Uvic_2.0 unplaced_scaffold_3503, whole genome shotgun sequence genome:
- the LOC135566742 gene encoding slit homolog 2 protein-like produces the protein MRTPPEVSSQSPSPDIHAYPTRGLFTVPKSRHPCVPHQRSLHSPQVQTSMRTPPEVSSQSPSPDIHAYPTRGLFKLLTQLRHPPEVSSQSPSPDIHAYPTRGLFTVPKSRHPCVPHQRALGANPLYCDCRMQWLSDWVQSGYREPGIARCAGPGDMTDKLLLTTPSKKFTCTGPLDVGIQAKCDPCLSNPCHNDGTCSNHPVTFYRCSCPYGFKGQDCEEPLHACIGNPCQNAGTCHLKEGERSNSC, from the exons ATGCGTaccccaccagaggtctcttcacagtccccaagtccagacatCCATGCGTaccccaccagaggtctcttcacagtccccaagtccagacatCCATGCGTaccccaccagaggtctcttcacagtccccaagtccagacatCCATGCGTaccccaccagaggtctcttcacagtccccaagtccagacatCCATGCGTaccccaccagaggtctgtttaaactactaacacagcTCAGACatccaccagaggtctcttcacagtccccaagtccagacatCCATGCGTaccccaccagaggtctcttcacagtccccaagtccagacatCCATGCGTaccccaccagag ggcTCTGGGGGCCAACCCCCTATACTGTGACTGCAGGATGCAGTGGCTGTCTGACTGGGTGCAGAGTGGGTATAGGGAACCGGGTATCGCCCGCTGTGCCGGTCCTGGAGACATGACAGACAAACTACTGCTGACCACACCGTCCAAGAAGTTCACctgcacag GTCCTCTAGATGTGGGTATCCAGGCGAAGTGCGATCCGTGTCTCTCCAACCCCTGTCACAACGACGGTACCTGCTCCAACCACCCCGTCACCTTCTATCGCTGTAGCTGCCCCTACGGATTCAAG ggtcaGGACTGCGAGGAACCTCTCCATGCCTGTATCGGTAACCCCTGTCAGAACGCTGGTACCTGCCATCTGAAAGAAGGGGAACGCAGTAACTCCTGTTag